Proteins encoded by one window of Companilactobacillus ginsenosidimutans:
- a CDS encoding DNA-3-methyladenine glycosylase, giving the protein MSYSITETNKFFESKSTTEIAEEMLGHILTYDSPQGKLSGIIVETEAYLGPDDMAAHSYGGRHSAANDPLYQQGGTIYIYSIHSWLDMDISIQKSGIPNGVLIRGVEPLTGKDIMDENRKKTGFDTTNGPAKWIRAFGIMDKTFSGTMLNAGKFQFELKKSKTPNHVLATPRIGVPNKGEWTDKKMRFIVEGNPYVSKMYKRDMNLDSFGWK; this is encoded by the coding sequence GAGTCTAAATCAACCACAGAAATCGCAGAAGAAATGTTAGGTCACATCCTAACATATGATTCACCACAAGGAAAACTTTCTGGCATAATCGTTGAAACAGAGGCATACTTGGGACCTGATGACATGGCTGCCCACAGCTACGGTGGACGCCACTCAGCTGCAAACGACCCACTCTACCAACAAGGTGGCACAATTTATATTTATTCTATTCATAGTTGGCTCGATATGGATATAAGTATACAAAAGTCTGGAATCCCCAATGGTGTATTGATTCGAGGAGTGGAACCATTGACTGGAAAAGATATTATGGATGAAAACCGTAAAAAAACTGGTTTCGATACTACTAATGGCCCAGCAAAATGGATCAGAGCTTTTGGCATCATGGATAAAACTTTTTCTGGAACAATGCTTAACGCTGGAAAATTCCAATTTGAATTAAAAAAGTCCAAAACACCTAATCATGTTTTGGCTACTCCAAGAATCGGAGTGCCTAACAAAGGTGAATGGACTGATAAAAAAATGCGTTTTATTGTTGAAGGAAATCCTTACGTTTCTAAAATGTACAAACGTGATATGAATCTTGACTCATTTGGTTGGAAATAA
- a CDS encoding heavy metal translocating P-type ATPase, producing MNSNKIKLYGTLTIGVIAFILQFAFHQAFAAQLIISVLGTILALIMFVDMIKVLRSGNFGVDLLAITAIVATIALGEYWAGWIVLLMLTGGDTLEEYAANKAKSELKSLLDNSPSKAHVMKGENVQDIDIDEVKVGDDLLIRPKEQVPVDGVVFEGKSNVDESSLTGESVPVDVSEGSHVMSGSINGEFPFQMKAEKVASESEYQAIVKLVKESESHPAHFVRLADRYAVPFTIIAYIIAGLAWYISKDPIRIAQVLVVASPCPLILAAPIAFVSGMSRSSRNGIIVKSGTALEKISAAKTMAFDKTGTITRGKLVVQNVKTADGFKPEDVYAYAASLEQSSSHVMAQTIVDFAVNRNIRMKDVENAQEVTAEGIKGIIDNHEIRVGNPEFVTKDNVEKINSSTVYVSVDGKYAGVYTLVDQIRPEAKETISRLKTFGFKNILMISGDKKETTDAVASQVGITKAYPSSLPADKVKIIQNLPKDYHPTIMVGDGVNDAPALALADVGIAMGYKGANAASESADAVVLKDDLSKVGDVAKISDDTLRVAKQAVMIGILICIILMIVAGFGLIPTIIGAMLQEVVDTVTILYALRAKSDKL from the coding sequence ATGAACTCAAATAAGATAAAGTTATACGGTACGCTAACAATTGGTGTTATTGCATTTATTCTGCAATTCGCATTTCATCAGGCGTTTGCTGCACAGTTAATTATCAGTGTTCTTGGAACAATTTTAGCTCTGATTATGTTTGTCGATATGATTAAGGTTTTACGATCAGGTAATTTTGGTGTTGATTTATTGGCCATTACTGCGATTGTTGCAACTATTGCCTTAGGCGAATATTGGGCTGGATGGATTGTCCTACTCATGCTTACAGGTGGCGATACTCTTGAAGAATATGCTGCGAATAAGGCAAAGAGTGAATTGAAGTCTTTACTCGATAATTCTCCCTCTAAAGCTCATGTCATGAAGGGTGAGAACGTTCAAGATATAGACATTGATGAAGTAAAAGTTGGGGATGACCTTTTGATCAGACCTAAAGAGCAAGTCCCTGTTGATGGAGTTGTTTTTGAGGGGAAATCAAATGTTGATGAGTCATCATTAACTGGTGAGTCAGTTCCAGTTGATGTCTCTGAAGGTTCACATGTTATGTCAGGATCAATCAATGGCGAATTTCCATTTCAGATGAAGGCTGAGAAAGTGGCTTCTGAAAGTGAATATCAAGCTATTGTAAAATTAGTTAAGGAGTCCGAATCGCATCCAGCACACTTTGTGCGTTTGGCGGACAGGTATGCAGTTCCGTTCACGATTATTGCTTATATTATTGCTGGACTTGCATGGTATATTTCTAAGGATCCGATTAGAATTGCACAGGTTTTAGTCGTTGCCTCACCATGTCCTCTAATATTGGCAGCTCCAATTGCATTCGTATCCGGTATGAGTAGAAGTTCTCGTAACGGAATCATCGTAAAATCCGGTACAGCTTTAGAAAAAATTTCTGCTGCAAAGACTATGGCATTTGATAAAACTGGTACCATCACTCGTGGTAAATTAGTTGTTCAAAATGTAAAGACAGCTGATGGTTTTAAACCAGAAGATGTTTATGCATATGCTGCATCATTGGAACAAAGCTCTAGCCATGTTATGGCGCAAACTATTGTTGATTTTGCTGTTAATAGAAATATTCGAATGAAAGATGTTGAAAATGCCCAAGAGGTTACCGCAGAAGGTATCAAGGGAATTATTGATAATCACGAAATAAGAGTTGGTAACCCAGAATTTGTTACGAAAGATAATGTCGAAAAAATTAATAGTTCAACAGTTTATGTATCTGTTGATGGCAAATATGCCGGTGTTTACACACTAGTTGACCAAATACGTCCTGAGGCAAAAGAGACTATTTCACGTCTTAAAACTTTTGGATTCAAAAATATTTTAATGATTTCTGGAGACAAAAAAGAGACAACCGATGCGGTCGCCTCACAAGTAGGAATTACTAAAGCATATCCCTCAAGCTTGCCTGCTGACAAAGTTAAAATAATTCAAAATTTACCAAAAGATTATCATCCAACAATTATGGTTGGGGATGGTGTTAATGATGCACCAGCATTGGCTTTAGCAGATGTCGGTATCGCAATGGGTTACAAAGGTGCTAACGCTGCTAGTGAATCTGCTGATGCTGTTGTTCTAAAAGATGATCTTAGTAAAGTAGGGGATGTCGCCAAAATTTCTGACGACACTCTCAGAGTTGCTAAGCAAGCTGTTATGATTGGTATTTTAATATGTATTATTTTGATGATTGTTGCTGGTTTTGGATTAATTCCAACAATAATTGGTGCCATGCTTCAAGAAGTAGTTGATACTGTAACAATTTTGTATGCGTTACGTGCTAAAAGTGACAAATTGTAG
- a CDS encoding aspartate-semialdehyde dehydrogenase, with product MSEGFEVAILGATGAVGTRLIQQLEQSTIPVSKVRLLASSRSAGKTLQFKGQDVTVEEAKPESFEGVDIVLASAGGGVSKKLLPEAVKRGAVCVDNTSAFRMDPDVPLVVPEVNEKALYNHHGIIANPNCSTIQMMVALEPIRKEFGLKQIIVSTYQAASGAGQSALNELKQEAQDFLDGKEMKADIFPTKGDKKHYPLAFNLLPQIDVLEDNLYSHEEWKMIHETKKIMLDDMDSTDIKVTATCVRVPVPISHGESIWIDTVDHDAASVEKIREAVKNFPGAVLEDDPEHQVYPQPINATGKRETFVGRIRPDLENKGAFNLWVVSDNLLKGAAWNTVQIAEHLVKDDLVHVN from the coding sequence ATGAGTGAAGGTTTTGAGGTCGCAATTTTAGGTGCTACAGGTGCCGTAGGTACACGTTTAATACAACAATTGGAACAATCAACAATTCCAGTTTCAAAGGTAAGATTATTAGCTTCAAGTCGTTCAGCTGGTAAGACATTACAATTTAAAGGTCAAGATGTAACAGTTGAAGAAGCTAAGCCAGAATCATTTGAAGGAGTGGATATCGTTTTAGCATCTGCTGGTGGTGGGGTTTCAAAGAAACTTCTTCCAGAAGCTGTGAAACGTGGTGCTGTATGTGTTGATAACACTAGTGCTTTCAGAATGGATCCAGATGTTCCATTGGTAGTGCCTGAAGTTAACGAGAAAGCTCTCTATAACCATCATGGTATTATCGCTAATCCTAACTGTTCAACAATTCAAATGATGGTTGCCTTGGAACCAATCCGTAAGGAATTTGGTTTGAAGCAAATTATCGTTTCAACTTATCAGGCTGCTTCAGGTGCTGGTCAATCAGCCTTGAACGAATTGAAGCAAGAAGCACAAGATTTTCTTGATGGCAAGGAAATGAAAGCTGACATCTTCCCTACAAAGGGTGATAAGAAACACTATCCACTAGCATTTAACTTGTTACCACAAATTGACGTTTTGGAAGATAACTTGTACTCACATGAAGAGTGGAAGATGATTCATGAAACAAAGAAGATTATGCTAGACGACATGGATTCAACTGATATCAAAGTAACTGCTACTTGTGTCCGTGTTCCTGTTCCAATTAGTCATGGTGAATCAATTTGGATCGATACCGTTGATCATGACGCAGCTTCTGTTGAAAAAATTCGTGAAGCTGTTAAGAATTTCCCAGGTGCTGTTTTGGAAGATGATCCTGAGCATCAAGTATATCCACAACCAATTAATGCTACTGGTAAGCGTGAAACTTTCGTTGGTCGTATTCGTCCTGATTTGGAAAACAAGGGTGCATTTAATCTTTGGGTTGTTTCTGACAATCTTTTGAAGGGTGCTGCTTGGAATACTGTTCAGATTGCCGAGCATTTGGTTAAGGATGATTTGGTTCATGTGAACTAG
- a CDS encoding aminotransferase class I/II-fold pyridoxal phosphate-dependent enzyme, with translation MPKLDPSVKNVVNETIAPMGISQIRYFAVKFAKIPGIIKLTLGEPDFNVPEHVKKAAIKSIEENKSHYSEQRGIIGLRKAISGYLNTRYDVNYDPESEVIVTIGGTEAIFVSLAAIINPGDKVIVPTPTFALYIPIIKVLGGIPVQVDTTPDGFQLTGKKLQEVIDREGEDKVKAMILNFPGNPTGFEYSKDQLQEIVDVVKDKPMYVITDEIYAELTYGVKHTSMTQLMPEKTILVNGLSKSHAMTGYRIGYVAGPADFVENAGKMHAYTVTCPSNPAQYAAQEALTNGIDDAVEMRDIYKERRDYIVDQLNDIGYETIMPKGAFYTFSKIPAEFGLSSVEFAEKLAEEGKVGVTPGVAFGEGGEGHFRMSYASSMEDIKEAMKRLREFTATLK, from the coding sequence ATGCCAAAGTTAGACCCAAGTGTAAAAAATGTAGTAAACGAAACTATTGCCCCTATGGGTATCTCACAGATTAGATATTTTGCTGTAAAATTTGCTAAAATTCCTGGAATTATCAAATTGACTTTAGGTGAACCAGACTTCAATGTTCCTGAACATGTTAAAAAAGCAGCTATCAAGAGTATTGAAGAAAATAAATCTCATTATTCAGAACAACGTGGAATTATTGGTTTACGTAAGGCCATTTCTGGATATTTGAATACTCGTTACGATGTTAATTATGATCCTGAATCAGAAGTCATCGTTACAATCGGTGGAACTGAAGCAATTTTCGTTTCACTAGCAGCAATCATTAACCCTGGTGACAAAGTCATCGTTCCAACACCAACTTTTGCATTATATATTCCGATCATCAAAGTGTTGGGAGGAATTCCTGTCCAAGTTGATACAACTCCAGATGGTTTTCAATTGACTGGTAAAAAACTACAAGAAGTTATTGACCGTGAGGGTGAAGACAAAGTTAAGGCAATGATTCTCAACTTCCCTGGAAACCCAACTGGTTTTGAATATAGTAAGGATCAACTACAAGAAATTGTTGACGTTGTTAAAGACAAGCCAATGTATGTAATTACAGATGAAATTTATGCTGAATTAACATATGGTGTAAAACATACTTCAATGACTCAATTGATGCCTGAAAAAACTATTTTAGTAAATGGTTTGTCAAAATCACATGCTATGACTGGATACAGAATTGGATATGTTGCTGGTCCTGCTGACTTTGTTGAAAATGCTGGAAAAATGCACGCATACACTGTTACATGTCCATCAAACCCAGCACAATATGCTGCTCAAGAAGCTTTGACAAATGGGATTGACGATGCTGTTGAAATGCGTGACATCTATAAAGAACGTCGCGACTACATCGTTGATCAACTTAATGACATTGGTTATGAAACAATCATGCCAAAGGGTGCATTCTACACATTCTCAAAGATTCCTGCTGAGTTTGGTTTAAGTTCAGTTGAATTTGCTGAAAAATTGGCTGAAGAGGGCAAGGTTGGTGTTACACCTGGTGTTGCCTTTGGTGAAGGTGGCGAAGGTCACTTTAGAATGTCATACGCATCATCAATGGAAGATATTAAAGAAGCAATGAAACGTTTAAGAGAATTTACTGCCACATTAAAATAA
- a CDS encoding aminotransferase class I/II-fold pyridoxal phosphate-dependent enzyme, translating into MPELSKSVANIENKLVKPIGDDKILMFNSEIAGIPGIVKLTLGEPDFNVPDHVKEAAVKSIEDNDSHYTPQKGIPGLRKAISNYLATDYGVNYDPATEVIVTIGATEAIYTSLYTIINHGDKIIVPTPTFSIYMDDIEILGGEPVEVDTSNDDFKLTPDKLKDVLAHEGKGAKAIIINYPGNPTGVVYSKAELEALADVIRDTPLLVISDEIYSQLVYGEKHTSFASVLPGQTILINGLSKSHAMTGYRIGYIAAPKGFVDEAAKVHSFTVTCPSNPAQYAAQEALENGLDDPIDMRQTYQERRDYIVKALNDLGYETVEPDGAFYVFPKIPVKFNLDSETFCRRLAKEALVGVVPGDAFGDAGEGYFRISYATSMDNIKEGINRLAKFTDSLLEKIN; encoded by the coding sequence ATGCCAGAACTATCAAAGAGTGTTGCGAATATTGAGAATAAATTAGTTAAACCAATTGGTGACGATAAAATTTTAATGTTTAATTCAGAAATCGCCGGAATTCCAGGAATTGTTAAATTAACTTTAGGGGAACCAGATTTCAACGTGCCTGACCATGTTAAAGAGGCTGCAGTTAAGAGTATTGAGGACAATGACTCTCACTACACACCCCAAAAAGGTATTCCTGGTTTGAGAAAAGCGATTAGTAATTATCTTGCTACTGACTATGGTGTAAATTATGATCCAGCCACTGAAGTTATTGTAACTATCGGTGCAACTGAAGCTATTTATACTTCACTTTATACAATCATCAATCATGGCGACAAGATCATTGTTCCTACACCAACTTTCTCTATCTATATGGATGATATTGAAATTCTAGGTGGAGAACCTGTTGAAGTTGATACTTCAAATGATGACTTTAAGTTGACTCCTGACAAGTTAAAAGATGTTTTAGCTCATGAAGGTAAAGGTGCCAAAGCTATCATTATCAACTATCCTGGAAACCCAACTGGGGTTGTTTATTCAAAAGCAGAACTCGAGGCTTTGGCAGATGTCATTCGTGACACTCCATTATTGGTAATTTCAGATGAAATTTATAGTCAATTAGTTTATGGAGAAAAACATACTTCATTTGCCTCTGTTTTACCTGGACAAACAATTTTGATTAATGGATTATCAAAATCGCATGCTATGACAGGATATAGAATTGGTTATATTGCTGCTCCAAAAGGCTTTGTTGACGAAGCTGCCAAGGTTCACTCATTTACTGTTACTTGTCCTTCAAACCCTGCACAATATGCTGCTCAAGAAGCCTTGGAAAATGGATTGGATGATCCAATTGATATGCGTCAGACTTATCAAGAACGTCGTGACTATATTGTTAAGGCACTCAATGATTTGGGCTATGAGACTGTTGAACCTGATGGAGCATTCTATGTATTTCCTAAGATTCCAGTTAAATTCAATTTGGATTCAGAAACTTTCTGCCGTCGTTTAGCTAAAGAAGCACTTGTTGGGGTTGTACCAGGGGATGCTTTCGGTGATGCCGGAGAAGGATACTTCAGAATTTCATACGCTACTTCAATGGATAATATTAAAGAAGGTATCAACCGTTTAGCTAAATTTACAGATTCATTACTAGAAAAAATTAACTAA
- the dapB gene encoding 4-hydroxy-tetrahydrodipicolinate reductase produces MIKAIVSGFTGSMGQKVLAMINGESDLQLVGAFNPIIKSLDPADYDLDDSVKVFNDLSQIDIAADIWIDFSIPSAVFENTKFAIEHGIRPVIGTSGMSEEQVSELKELADSKKVGGIIASNFGVSAVLMMKFAQVAAKYFDHSEVLEFHHEDKLDAPSGTAMNTAKLIHEVQGKDQESNPNEQDKIGARGGDYHGIKIHAVRLPGFVADEEVIFGGQGETLTIKQSTTDRASFMKGVRIAISEVMKRDELIIGLEKII; encoded by the coding sequence GTGATAAAAGCAATCGTCTCAGGATTTACAGGTTCTATGGGTCAAAAAGTTTTAGCCATGATCAACGGGGAGAGTGACCTTCAATTAGTCGGAGCGTTCAACCCAATCATCAAGAGCTTAGACCCAGCAGATTACGATTTGGATGATAGCGTCAAAGTATTCAATGACTTATCTCAAATTGATATTGCCGCTGATATTTGGATTGATTTCAGTATTCCTAGTGCAGTTTTTGAAAATACAAAATTTGCAATTGAACACGGAATTCGTCCAGTTATCGGAACAAGTGGTATGAGTGAAGAACAAGTTTCTGAATTGAAAGAGTTAGCTGATAGTAAAAAAGTTGGTGGCATTATTGCCTCCAACTTTGGAGTATCTGCAGTTTTGATGATGAAGTTTGCTCAAGTGGCAGCGAAGTATTTTGACCACTCGGAAGTTTTGGAATTCCATCACGAAGATAAATTAGATGCACCATCAGGTACAGCTATGAATACTGCTAAATTAATTCATGAAGTTCAAGGCAAAGATCAAGAATCAAATCCAAACGAGCAGGACAAGATTGGTGCTCGTGGTGGTGATTATCATGGAATTAAAATTCATGCAGTTCGACTACCAGGATTTGTGGCTGATGAAGAAGTTATTTTTGGTGGACAAGGTGAAACACTTACGATTAAACAGAGTACTACCGATCGTGCTTCATTTATGAAGGGCGTTCGCATAGCCATTTCTGAAGTCATGAAACGTGACGAATTAATCATTGGCTTAGAAAAAATTATATAA
- the dapA gene encoding 4-hydroxy-tetrahydrodipicolinate synthase: protein MFENVDLMTAIITPFNDEGTEINYDALENLTNHLIETGSEGFVIGGTTGETPTLSEDEKLALYTKFAQIVNGRVPIIAGAGSNNTQGTIDFVNKLSQIDGIDMALVVVPYYNKPNQRGMKAHFEAVADASGIPVIMYNIPGRTGVLMDKETVVELSNYPNIAGVKQCNTMEDLQYIVENSAEGFLVYSGEDAQALFAKVIGANGVISVAAHIYGKEMTDMYAKLEAGDYLGAGAIQRFLTPKMAALFMYPSPSPVKAVLNDQGYNVGTCRLPILPLNKDEKAKLYSALDLEGAKS from the coding sequence ATGTTTGAAAATGTAGATTTAATGACAGCAATTATTACTCCGTTTAATGACGAAGGAACCGAAATTAATTACGATGCATTAGAAAATTTAACTAACCACTTGATTGAAACTGGATCAGAAGGTTTTGTAATCGGTGGTACAACTGGTGAAACACCAACGTTGTCAGAAGATGAGAAATTAGCTCTTTATACTAAATTTGCTCAAATCGTAAATGGTCGAGTTCCCATTATTGCTGGAGCTGGAAGCAACAATACTCAAGGAACAATTGATTTCGTTAATAAGCTTTCACAAATTGATGGAATTGATATGGCACTTGTTGTTGTTCCTTATTACAACAAGCCTAACCAGAGAGGGATGAAGGCTCACTTCGAGGCAGTTGCTGATGCATCTGGAATTCCAGTTATCATGTACAACATTCCTGGACGTACCGGCGTTTTGATGGATAAGGAGACGGTGGTTGAATTGTCGAACTATCCTAATATTGCTGGGGTAAAGCAATGCAATACTATGGAAGATCTTCAATATATTGTTGAAAATTCTGCTGAAGGATTTTTAGTATATAGTGGCGAGGATGCACAAGCTTTATTTGCCAAAGTTATTGGTGCTAATGGAGTTATTTCTGTTGCAGCTCATATTTATGGCAAAGAAATGACAGACATGTATGCAAAACTTGAAGCTGGAGACTATCTTGGTGCCGGAGCAATTCAAAGATTTTTGACACCAAAGATGGCAGCATTATTTATGTATCCATCACCTTCACCAGTGAAGGCAGTATTAAATGATCAAGGATACAACGTTGGAACTTGCCGTTTGCCAATTTTGCCACTTAACAAAGATGAAAAGGCAAAATTATATAGTGCATTAGATTTGGAGGGAGCAAAGTCGTGA
- a CDS encoding N-acetyldiaminopimelate deacetylase: protein MMSLAGEDLINIRRDLHKIPELALKENKTHEYLKKAINDFPQEFLEVKEFPELPTALFVHINGSNPKRTIGYRADMDALPVTETNDLYYRSVHPGVMHACGHDLHMTVALGLISYFAENQPTDNLMFFFQPAEESESGGKQAYDLGLFSGKYKPDEFYGLHDNADLGTGIIGCRNGTLFAGTTEVNVTIHGMSGHAAYPHKANDAVVIAANFIEQVQTIISRSIDPVKCGVITFGKLEAGTIRNVIAGKARIEGTVRGLNQQMIEYIRQRIVDVAKGLEVSFNCTIDVEFNQGGYYPVENNPELTKNFIDYMSNAKDVKFQETEPAMTGEDFGYLLSKFPGTMFWLGVASPGALHSVDFLPHEEAIIDGVNAIEGFLKYRMSM from the coding sequence ATTATGAGTTTAGCAGGCGAGGATTTAATTAATATTCGTCGTGATTTACATAAAATTCCCGAACTAGCTTTGAAGGAAAATAAAACACACGAATATTTGAAAAAAGCTATTAATGATTTTCCACAAGAATTTTTGGAAGTAAAAGAATTCCCAGAATTGCCCACAGCATTATTTGTTCATATAAATGGTTCTAATCCTAAACGTACAATTGGATATCGTGCTGATATGGATGCACTTCCTGTCACAGAGACTAACGATTTATACTACCGTTCAGTTCATCCAGGGGTAATGCATGCATGCGGTCATGACCTGCATATGACTGTAGCATTAGGACTGATTAGTTATTTCGCTGAGAATCAGCCAACTGACAATCTGATGTTCTTTTTCCAACCCGCAGAGGAATCTGAAAGTGGTGGTAAGCAGGCTTATGATTTAGGCCTTTTCTCTGGTAAATATAAACCAGATGAATTTTATGGATTGCATGACAATGCAGATTTAGGTACCGGAATTATTGGCTGTCGAAACGGTACATTATTCGCAGGTACAACGGAAGTAAATGTAACGATTCATGGTATGAGTGGTCATGCTGCTTATCCACATAAGGCTAACGATGCAGTTGTTATTGCTGCTAACTTTATCGAACAGGTTCAAACAATTATTTCTAGAAGTATTGATCCAGTGAAATGTGGAGTTATTACTTTCGGAAAGCTTGAAGCTGGTACTATTAGAAATGTTATTGCTGGTAAAGCAAGAATTGAAGGTACCGTCCGTGGATTGAATCAACAGATGATTGAGTACATCAGACAACGTATCGTCGATGTTGCTAAGGGACTGGAAGTTTCATTCAACTGCACGATTGATGTCGAATTTAACCAAGGTGGATATTATCCAGTTGAAAATAATCCTGAATTAACAAAGAATTTTATCGATTATATGTCAAATGCAAAAGACGTTAAATTCCAAGAAACTGAACCCGCTATGACAGGTGAAGATTTCGGATATTTACTATCGAAGTTCCCTGGAACAATGTTTTGGCTAGGAGTTGCTAGCCCAGGTGCATTACACTCAGTCGATTTCTTGCCTCACGAAGAAGCAATCATTGATGGTGTGAACGCTATTGAAGGATTTTTAAAATATCGAATGAGTATGTAA
- the dapD gene encoding 2,3,4,5-tetrahydropyridine-2,6-dicarboxylate N-acetyltransferase, with amino-acid sequence MTKMDAEEIINYIGNAKKATPVKAYIKGNVSKLNIPSGVQDFSTDSFGILFGDYKEIEPLLKDSAVEDYYVETSAQNSAVPMLDIKHINARIEPGAIIRDQVEIGDNAVIMMGAVINIGAEIGNGTMIDMGAVLGGRAMVGENSHIGANAVLAGVIEPASADPVRIGNNVTVGANAVVLEGVQVGDNAVVGAGAIVTKDVEPNAVVAGVPAKVLKIKDQQTTDKTHIEDTLRKL; translated from the coding sequence ATGACTAAGATGGATGCAGAAGAAATTATTAATTACATTGGTAACGCCAAGAAGGCAACGCCAGTAAAAGCTTATATTAAAGGGAATGTTTCAAAATTAAACATTCCTTCAGGAGTACAAGATTTCTCAACAGATTCTTTCGGAATTTTGTTCGGAGATTATAAGGAAATTGAACCTCTATTAAAAGATTCAGCGGTTGAAGACTATTATGTTGAAACTTCTGCACAAAATTCGGCTGTACCAATGCTTGATATTAAACATATTAATGCCAGAATTGAACCAGGTGCTATTATCCGTGATCAAGTGGAAATTGGTGACAATGCAGTTATTATGATGGGTGCCGTAATTAATATTGGTGCTGAAATTGGTAACGGAACAATGATTGATATGGGAGCTGTCCTTGGTGGTCGTGCAATGGTTGGTGAAAATTCACATATCGGCGCTAATGCAGTTTTAGCTGGTGTGATTGAACCAGCTTCAGCTGATCCAGTTCGAATTGGAAACAACGTAACTGTTGGTGCAAATGCTGTTGTCCTTGAAGGTGTTCAAGTTGGGGATAACGCGGTTGTTGGTGCCGGAGCAATTGTTACAAAAGACGTTGAGCCTAATGCAGTTGTCGCAGGTGTTCCAGCAAAGGTTTTGAAGATAAAAGATCAACAAACTACCGATAAAACACACATTGAAGATACATTGAGGAAACTATAA